DNA sequence from the Pseudoalteromonas galatheae genome:
TCAAGAGGTGAGTGGCCAATGTCACAGCGGAATAAATTACCGTTGAACTTAGCAACCAGTTCAAAGTCGCCTTCTATGTCTTCAAAGGCAGCCACTGGGTATTGGAAATCACGCTCGTTTGTATAACCATTTGCGCCAACGGGGCCTCGTTCCGGCAGGATGTAGGGATTGCCATAGTTTTCACAAATATAACCGCGCACTGCATCGCTGAGTAACTCAACTCTAAACTTGATCCCACGAGGGATAACGGCAATCTCACCTGGTTTAATCGCGAGTTTTCCGCACTCTGTATGTAAAATGAGTTCACCTTGCTGTGGGACGAATAATAATTCACCATCCGCATTATAAAAGTAACGTCCCTCCATTGATGCGTTAGCAACGTAAACATGAATGCCTATCCCGCTTTGTCCGTTGGCACTGCCGTTAGCAGCCATCGTTACTAAGCCATTGATAAAGTCTGTTTTTTCTTGTGGTACCTCGATAGGGTTCCAGCGCAACATAGAAGGGGGGGTAATGGCTTCAGTTATTGGTGCTGTACGCAGTAAACCATTATCAATGGCCTCGTATTCCCCTTGTAAAACAGAAGGGCGAATACGGTAAAACCAATTTCTACGATTATCAGCACGAGGTGCTGTAAATGCTGTAGTGTTATATTGCTCTGCATAAAGGTCGTATTTTACTTTTTGCGGTGAAAATTGACCTATAGGTAAAGCGCCCGGCAATGCTTCACTTTCAAACTCATTACCAAACCCAGTTAAATATTGAAGTTCTTGGCTCATGTGTCTCGACTCCTTAATGTTTTATAGTAAGATACTCTCATGTGAGAGTATTTTCAATGTTTGTCAGCTAGTCGCCCTGTAAAGCTATAGTGACAGTTGGGAGTGTGGAATAATGTCTAAAAATGATGAAAAGCTTCTGAATATAAACGAATTTTTGCCGTATCAGCTCGTTTCACTGTCAACAAAAGTGAGCAGTGACTTTGCGCACGTCTATGAACAAAAGGGAGAATTAACTCAGCCACAATGGCGGGTGTTATCTCACGCAATACAGAAGGAGGGGAGCACCGCTAAGCACATTTGTGAACTGGCAAATATGGACAAATCGACAGTTTCGAGAGCGATCAAACAGTTACAAGACAGAAAGTTGATAGAGATGTTAGTAAGTTCAAGTGATAAACGTGCAAAAACTATTGCGGTGACAGAGCAAGGAAGAGTGCTTTATCAAACGTTAACGCCGTTTGCATTGGCTTGGGAAGCTGAGCTACTTAGTTGTTTTAGCGATGAGCAGAAAGAGAAATTTATTGAACTGTTAGCGGTGCTTCAAAATAGACTAGTAAACAGTCATACAAGTAATGCTGATTAACGAAAAAAGGCCAACAATCGTTGGCCTTTGGGAGATTATCTAATTACGTGTTAGATATTAGAATGTGTAACGAATACCAATTTTAGCTTGCCATGCTGACGCGCCTTTATCGATAGTCGAGTAGTTACGAACATCTGCACCGTTGTAGCGTGGCTCGATGATTAGCTTGCCATCGTCA
Encoded proteins:
- the hmgA gene encoding homogentisate 1,2-dioxygenase, giving the protein MSQELQYLTGFGNEFESEALPGALPIGQFSPQKVKYDLYAEQYNTTAFTAPRADNRRNWFYRIRPSVLQGEYEAIDNGLLRTAPITEAITPPSMLRWNPIEVPQEKTDFINGLVTMAANGSANGQSGIGIHVYVANASMEGRYFYNADGELLFVPQQGELILHTECGKLAIKPGEIAVIPRGIKFRVELLSDAVRGYICENYGNPYILPERGPVGANGYTNERDFQYPVAAFEDIEGDFELVAKFNGNLFRCDIGHSPLDVVAWTGNSAPYKYDLARFNVMNTVSFDHPDPSIFTVLTSPSGTPGVANVDFVIFPPRWMVAENTFRPPYYHRNIMSEFMGLIEGVYDAKEHGFVPGGMSLHNCMSPHGPEADVFEKASNAELAPQRYENTLAFMFESRYIISPTKYALEGKARQPNYADCWKGIKKYFKGA
- a CDS encoding MarR family winged helix-turn-helix transcriptional regulator, translated to MSKNDEKLLNINEFLPYQLVSLSTKVSSDFAHVYEQKGELTQPQWRVLSHAIQKEGSTAKHICELANMDKSTVSRAIKQLQDRKLIEMLVSSSDKRAKTIAVTEQGRVLYQTLTPFALAWEAELLSCFSDEQKEKFIELLAVLQNRLVNSHTSNAD